A genomic stretch from Desulfotignum balticum DSM 7044 includes:
- a CDS encoding NADH-quinone oxidoreductase subunit C: MKAFIPIPNGGPISRADIPHLPFDTFRTQALDIVKNGGKVVQFFAYEDGGTLKFLMVLRTHELVAAGCDAPETYPSLTSECEPFHLFEREMAEQYGIRPQGHPWLKMVRYHKNFRNKPDVFNNDYTQDIPGNYDYYQVAGDDIHEVAVGPVHAGVIEPGHFRFNCIGERVLHLEIQLGYQHRGVETLLQQVTPKRLPILAENMAGDTTIGHGLCMAQAVEALASVNVDDGAKIIRTIALELERLANHIGDLGALCMDVAFLPPANYFGRIRGDFLNLSLLLCGNRFGKGLVRPGGVRFDLNDEVRKTLNDRIEELKPQVEHVLELIFSASTVRARFEGCGRVSTEDAGHLGLVGPAGRASGLSYDVRRWFPTEWYGYLKVPENPKPSGNVYARALVRRDEVLQSLEMIQSLIDRPVTTRVVSGQMPALPPDSLSVTLNEAWRGEVSHALLTDDTGHILRYKVKDPSFHNWNGLAMALQDTGISDFPLNNKSFNLSYCGFDL, encoded by the coding sequence ATGAAAGCGTTTATACCCATTCCCAACGGCGGGCCCATTTCCCGGGCCGATATTCCTCATCTGCCCTTTGACACGTTCCGGACGCAGGCCCTGGATATCGTGAAAAACGGCGGCAAGGTGGTGCAGTTTTTCGCCTACGAGGACGGCGGCACCCTGAAGTTTCTCATGGTGCTGCGGACCCATGAACTGGTGGCGGCCGGATGTGATGCCCCTGAGACGTATCCGTCTTTGACGTCAGAATGTGAACCGTTTCACCTGTTTGAACGGGAGATGGCCGAGCAGTATGGCATCCGTCCCCAGGGCCATCCCTGGCTCAAGATGGTGCGGTATCACAAAAACTTCCGCAACAAACCCGATGTGTTCAACAATGATTATACCCAGGATATTCCGGGCAACTATGACTACTATCAGGTGGCCGGAGACGATATCCATGAAGTGGCCGTGGGGCCCGTGCATGCCGGCGTGATCGAGCCCGGTCATTTCCGGTTCAACTGCATCGGGGAGCGGGTCCTGCATCTGGAGATCCAGCTGGGATACCAGCACCGGGGCGTGGAAACCCTGTTGCAGCAGGTGACACCCAAACGCCTGCCCATTCTGGCGGAAAACATGGCCGGAGACACCACCATCGGCCATGGACTGTGCATGGCCCAGGCCGTGGAAGCCCTGGCATCGGTGAATGTGGATGACGGGGCAAAGATCATCCGCACCATTGCCCTGGAACTGGAGCGTCTGGCCAACCATATCGGGGATTTGGGCGCCTTGTGCATGGATGTGGCGTTTCTGCCGCCGGCCAATTATTTCGGCCGGATCCGGGGGGATTTTCTGAACCTGTCCCTGCTTTTGTGCGGCAACCGGTTCGGCAAGGGCCTGGTGCGGCCCGGCGGGGTGCGGTTCGACCTGAACGATGAGGTCCGCAAAACCCTGAACGACCGGATTGAGGAACTCAAACCCCAGGTGGAACATGTGCTGGAACTGATTTTCAGTGCATCCACGGTGCGGGCCCGGTTTGAAGGATGCGGGCGGGTAAGTACTGAAGATGCCGGACACTTAGGGCTGGTGGGACCGGCCGGCCGGGCCAGCGGGCTTTCCTATGATGTGCGGCGCTGGTTTCCCACGGAATGGTACGGGTATCTGAAGGTACCGGAAAACCCTAAACCGTCCGGAAACGTGTATGCCCGGGCCCTGGTGCGCAGAGACGAGGTGCTTCAGTCCCTGGAGATGATCCAGTCATTGATCGACCGGCCTGTGACCACCCGGGTGGTGTCCGGTCAGATGCCGGCCCTGCCGCCGGACAGCCTGAGCGTCACCTTGAACGAAGCCTGGCGGGGCGAAGTGTCCCATGCGCTTCTCACGGATGACACCGGCCATATTCTGCGGTACAAGGTCAAGGACCCGTCCTTTCACAACTGGAACGGCCTAGCCATGGCGCTGCAGGACACCGGTATTTCGGATTTTCCCTTGAACAATAAAAGCTTCAACCTGTCCTACTGCGGGTTTGATCTGTGA
- a CDS encoding proton-conducting transporter transmembrane domain-containing protein has product MVELVFITPFVTGLLAFVLPSAVSRQLLVLTGAVHLVLSLLLWKNTPQAWFAEYFAVTPEGLLSLLVISLLFFLISIYTTGYLAAHGLKSENIFTGFMLLFLSTMTMVTLSDHIMVLWIAIEATTLASAPLIYTHRSGASLEATWKYVLICSVGIAMALVGSLFLTFSMELGGVTAAMSFSALTPVAAQLDPAWLKAGFIFIVVGYGTKMGLAPMHTWLPDAHSEAPSPASALLSGVLLNCAYLGIFKTNKIMVSAGLSDFSGTILIVFGLLSIVAAATYILKQTEYKRMLAYSSIENMGIIALGTGIGGLGVYGAVICMIHHSLIKSSLFLSSGNILMGYKDRLIANTGQMAKQMPKTFVAFFAGFAGISGFPPFGIFIGELFIIMAAFKTGHYLAAGIFIFSLCVIFAGFARQVMAICFDTPAETGTQPAADHKNFLFKEPPGMVWPQYVLLLTSLILCFFIPDALYQTIVDAVHAIGGGLQ; this is encoded by the coding sequence ATGGTTGAATTGGTTTTTATCACCCCGTTTGTCACCGGCCTGCTGGCCTTTGTTTTGCCGTCAGCCGTCAGCCGTCAGCTGCTGGTGCTGACGGGTGCGGTCCACCTGGTACTGTCTTTGCTGTTGTGGAAAAACACCCCCCAGGCCTGGTTTGCTGAATATTTTGCCGTGACCCCGGAAGGGCTGCTGTCTCTTCTGGTGATCTCGCTGCTGTTTTTTCTGATCAGTATCTACACCACGGGGTATCTGGCGGCCCACGGCCTGAAATCCGAAAACATCTTTACCGGGTTCATGCTGCTGTTTTTGTCCACCATGACCATGGTGACGCTGTCGGATCACATCATGGTGCTGTGGATTGCCATTGAAGCCACCACCCTGGCCAGTGCCCCTCTGATCTATACCCACCGGTCCGGGGCTTCCCTGGAAGCCACCTGGAAATATGTGCTCATCTGTTCGGTGGGCATTGCCATGGCCCTGGTAGGGTCCTTGTTTCTCACATTCTCCATGGAACTGGGGGGCGTGACCGCGGCCATGTCCTTTTCCGCCCTGACCCCCGTGGCCGCACAGCTGGATCCGGCATGGCTCAAGGCCGGGTTTATCTTTATCGTGGTGGGATACGGCACCAAAATGGGGCTGGCCCCCATGCACACCTGGCTGCCCGACGCCCACAGTGAAGCCCCCAGCCCGGCGTCGGCCCTGCTGTCCGGGGTGCTGTTGAACTGTGCTTACTTAGGCATTTTCAAGACCAACAAGATCATGGTATCTGCCGGGTTGAGTGATTTTTCCGGCACCATCCTGATCGTGTTCGGGCTGCTGTCCATTGTGGCGGCGGCCACCTATATTCTCAAACAGACCGAATACAAGCGCATGCTGGCCTATTCCAGTATCGAAAACATGGGCATCATCGCCCTGGGCACGGGCATCGGGGGACTGGGTGTGTATGGGGCCGTGATCTGCATGATTCACCACAGCCTGATCAAATCCTCGCTGTTTCTGTCCTCCGGCAATATCCTGATGGGATACAAGGACCGGCTCATTGCCAACACCGGACAGATGGCAAAACAGATGCCCAAAACATTTGTGGCGTTTTTCGCCGGGTTTGCCGGCATCTCCGGGTTCCCGCCATTCGGGATTTTCATCGGAGAGCTGTTCATCATCATGGCGGCGTTTAAAACGGGCCATTATCTGGCCGCAGGCATCTTTATCTTCAGCCTGTGCGTGATCTTTGCCGGATTTGCCAGACAGGTCATGGCCATCTGCTTTGACACCCCGGCAGAAACCGGCACCCAACCGGCAGCAGATCACAAAAATTTTTTGTTCAAGGAACCCCCGGGCATGGTATGGCCCCAGTATGTGCTGCTGCTGACATCCCTGATTCTGTGCTTTTTTATTCCGGATGCCCTGTATCAGACCATTGTCGATGCCGTGCATGCCATTGGTGGAGGACTGCAATGA
- a CDS encoding respiratory chain complex I subunit 1 family protein has product MFESIVLWLAAVFTAPFFSAVILKVKAFFGGKKGPPLLINYYTLIKLFKKGSVYSVSTTPVFKMGPVVSCAAALAALLFLPLAGHMPVISFNGDVIFVLYLLGLGRFFTIAAAMDTASPFEGMGAAREAFFPIICEAAMFMILIFFYRLTGELSFAAYFSGTGTLGLWQIAGPSLLFIVIAFFIILVTETSRVPVDDPATHLELTMIHEVMVLDHSGPDFALIELGSFCKLFFYAAILSGLILPFETGIPGAGILVFIAGLVIVYLVVGIIESTIARYRMDKVPQFVLTSFALAFFATIITLELIQ; this is encoded by the coding sequence ATGTTTGAATCCATTGTGCTCTGGCTGGCTGCTGTTTTTACGGCACCGTTTTTTTCGGCCGTGATCCTCAAGGTCAAAGCGTTTTTCGGCGGAAAAAAAGGGCCGCCGCTGCTGATCAACTATTACACATTGATCAAGCTGTTTAAAAAAGGATCGGTTTACAGCGTCAGCACCACGCCGGTGTTTAAAATGGGACCCGTGGTCTCCTGTGCCGCAGCCCTGGCCGCTTTGCTGTTTCTGCCCCTGGCCGGTCACATGCCCGTGATCTCCTTTAACGGGGATGTAATTTTCGTGCTGTACCTTCTGGGACTGGGCCGGTTTTTCACCATTGCCGCGGCCATGGACACGGCCTCGCCCTTTGAGGGCATGGGTGCGGCCAGGGAAGCGTTTTTTCCCATCATCTGTGAAGCGGCCATGTTCATGATCCTGATTTTCTTTTACCGCCTGACCGGGGAACTGTCGTTTGCCGCCTATTTTTCCGGCACCGGCACCCTGGGTCTGTGGCAGATCGCCGGACCGTCGCTTTTGTTCATCGTGATCGCGTTTTTCATCATTCTGGTGACGGAAACCTCCCGGGTGCCTGTGGATGATCCGGCCACGCATCTGGAATTGACCATGATCCACGAAGTCATGGTTCTGGATCACAGCGGGCCGGATTTTGCCCTTATCGAGCTGGGATCGTTCTGCAAACTGTTTTTTTACGCCGCCATTCTGTCCGGGCTGATCCTGCCCTTTGAGACCGGCATCCCCGGCGCGGGCATCCTGGTTTTCATTGCCGGGCTGGTCATTGTTTATCTGGTGGTGGGAATTATCGAGTCCACCATTGCCCGGTACCGCATGGACAAGGTGCCCCAGTTCGTGCTGACCTCGTTTGCCCTGGCGTTTTTTGCAACCATCATTACCCTGGAGCTGATTCAATGA
- a CDS encoding proton-conducting transporter transmembrane domain-containing protein — protein sequence MSHFFAAISLILAGGLVSLVSARHHLFSRAGATLLISAGCVWGLAAAVTTLMGSVTHSVSFQYLNLFFLAFEMDTLSAFFLAVIFLVCLMAAVYSFHYTQDAAAPVKTAVTAFFFSILVVSMALVVTAANIITFMLSWEIMSLSSFFLVIHDYRKKENRYAGYLYFVFSHVGAMFIFAGFGIFYKYTGSFGFTDVHTLTEGAKILAFVLFFIGFGSKAGVFPFHVWLPHAHPAAPSHISAVMSGVMIKTGIYGILRIYSLLELPAPAFGYLVVTAGVVSGILGVVYALGQTDIKRLLAYSSVENIGIILIGMGLGMVGVASRNPVMAVLGFSGALFHVLNHALFKSLLFMGAGMVVHQTGTRSMDALGGLLKSMKITGFAFIIGSLAICGLPPFNGFAGEFVVYLGGFQGIALDKIPFAVSVAAIIGLAVIGGLALACFTRVLGIVFQGEPRTEAARNRTESGTTMLWAMGGLGTACVIIGVFPGWFFNLSLSAVSALNLGYARIPVAPFAQITGHITLGAFVIVLLVLGMAGLRSWFYRAKPISRSGTWGCGFTRPTPKMQYTGASYAFEMVRFFRPAAPIEEQHPPVAGRFPASTRYESRVHDIAERCMAPGVIRPVQFLFDRLRWIQHGDIHLYIGYILLAIVLLLFFI from the coding sequence ATGAGTCATTTTTTTGCAGCCATCAGTCTGATCCTGGCCGGAGGGCTTGTGTCCCTGGTATCCGCCCGCCATCACCTGTTTTCAAGAGCCGGGGCCACCCTGCTCATCAGTGCCGGATGTGTGTGGGGTCTGGCGGCTGCTGTGACCACGCTCATGGGATCGGTCACCCATTCGGTATCGTTTCAGTATCTGAACCTGTTTTTTCTGGCATTTGAAATGGATACCCTGTCCGCTTTTTTTCTGGCCGTGATTTTTCTGGTGTGCCTGATGGCGGCGGTGTACAGTTTTCATTACACACAAGATGCTGCCGCTCCCGTGAAAACAGCCGTGACCGCGTTTTTCTTTTCCATTCTGGTGGTATCTATGGCCCTGGTGGTGACGGCGGCCAACATCATCACATTCATGCTGTCCTGGGAAATCATGTCATTGTCTTCATTTTTTCTGGTGATCCACGATTACCGGAAAAAAGAAAACCGGTACGCCGGATATCTGTATTTCGTGTTTTCCCATGTGGGGGCCATGTTCATTTTTGCGGGGTTCGGGATTTTTTATAAATACACGGGCAGTTTCGGGTTCACGGATGTGCATACCCTGACCGAGGGCGCCAAAATACTGGCATTTGTGCTGTTTTTCATCGGGTTCGGCTCCAAAGCCGGGGTGTTTCCCTTTCATGTGTGGCTGCCCCATGCCCATCCGGCCGCACCCAGTCACATTTCCGCCGTCATGTCCGGGGTGATGATCAAGACCGGGATCTACGGGATTCTGCGCATCTATTCTTTGCTGGAACTGCCGGCACCGGCGTTCGGATACCTGGTGGTGACCGCCGGGGTGGTGTCCGGGATTCTCGGGGTGGTGTATGCCCTGGGCCAGACGGATATCAAACGGCTTCTGGCTTACAGCAGTGTGGAAAATATCGGGATCATTCTTATCGGCATGGGGCTGGGCATGGTCGGGGTGGCATCCCGCAATCCCGTCATGGCCGTGCTGGGATTTTCAGGGGCTTTGTTTCACGTGCTCAACCATGCCCTGTTCAAGTCTTTGCTGTTCATGGGGGCCGGCATGGTGGTGCATCAGACCGGCACCCGGTCCATGGATGCCCTGGGCGGACTGCTCAAGTCCATGAAAATCACCGGGTTTGCTTTTATCATCGGGTCTCTGGCCATCTGCGGTTTGCCGCCTTTCAACGGGTTTGCCGGAGAGTTCGTGGTGTATCTGGGCGGGTTCCAGGGCATTGCCCTGGATAAGATTCCGTTTGCCGTGAGTGTGGCCGCCATCATCGGCCTGGCTGTGATCGGGGGACTGGCCCTGGCCTGTTTTACCCGGGTTCTGGGCATCGTGTTCCAGGGGGAACCCCGGACCGAAGCGGCCCGGAACCGGACCGAGTCCGGCACCACCATGCTGTGGGCCATGGGGGGTCTGGGAACGGCCTGTGTCATCATCGGGGTGTTTCCCGGATGGTTTTTCAATCTGTCTTTGTCTGCCGTGTCCGCGCTGAACCTGGGGTATGCCAGAATTCCTGTCGCACCGTTTGCCCAGATCACGGGTCACATCACTTTGGGGGCGTTTGTCATTGTTTTACTGGTGCTGGGAATGGCCGGTCTGCGGTCCTGGTTTTACCGGGCCAAACCCATATCCCGGTCCGGGACCTGGGGGTGCGGGTTTACCCGGCCCACTCCTAAAATGCAGTACACGGGCGCGTCCTATGCTTTTGAAATGGTGCGGTTTTTCCGTCCGGCCGCCCCCATTGAAGAACAACATCCGCCCGTTGCCGGCCGGTTTCCGGCATCCACCCGATATGAAAGCCGGGTGCATGACATTGCGGAACGCTGCATGGCGCCGGGAGTGATCCGGCCGGTGCAGTTTCTGTTTGACCGGCTCAGATGGATCCAGCACGGGGACATCCACCTGTACATCGGATATATTTTACTGGCCATTGTGCTCCTGCTGTTTTTCATATAA
- a CDS encoding response regulator, which yields MGLKILLVDDEQEFVETLSERLQMRDMDSHAVFDGKTALAQVQSHPPQVLIIDLKMPGMDGIQVLQQVKQTHPFIQVIVLTGHGSEKDRKTCMDLGAYAYFQKPVDIDQLNTAIRQSHEKTLTDPRDSMGFGRPVDKGFYQP from the coding sequence ATGGGACTGAAAATTCTGTTGGTGGATGATGAACAGGAATTTGTTGAAACCCTGTCTGAGCGTCTCCAGATGCGGGATATGGATTCTCATGCCGTGTTTGACGGGAAAACCGCGCTGGCACAGGTGCAGTCCCACCCCCCCCAGGTCCTGATCATTGACTTAAAAATGCCGGGTATGGACGGTATTCAGGTGTTGCAGCAGGTGAAACAGACCCATCCGTTTATTCAGGTGATTGTCCTGACCGGACATGGGTCGGAAAAAGACCGGAAAACCTGCATGGATTTAGGGGCATATGCGTATTTCCAGAAACCCGTTGATATCGACCAGTTAAATACCGCCATCCGGCAGAGTCATGAAAAAACCTTGACGGACCCACGGGATTCCATGGGGTTTGGCCGGCCTGTTGACAAAGGGTTTTACCAGCCATGA
- a CDS encoding sensor histidine kinase: MTPLQRLKPAFWNLPDDPGNHSGLNLKRKWKLIVLLTSILALSPLIIMTLVDFNLTRRTIETESNTRMLSSLQTLARIMGASLAENPSTACAETLWQKAFHQLNTRRHNDLFLIDAAGDLVTPSFHYGRDPGLNALDPRLLTQTDGILDLQTPDGTAVLAGYVKITGTPLTLVQLRPADWLKDLWLKPRLKLLWFLCVSIVLIVLSIMGMATYLVNRIHVTERRRIEALHHEEHANRLASIGRLASGVAHEINNPLDIINQKTGLIVDLLTLKKQTRPDPRVLPLAKDVLDAVKRCGTITRQLLDFARHMEPSTEPVDIEEVISQVLALVETDARHRGIAIRVPPIPAVPGFECDRSSLLQIFLNLAENAIIAMESKGVLTIDVSIQKTGYVTISVADTGKGISPEELPKIFEPFYTSRSDRWGAGLGLAITYGLIREMGGDITVKSTVGKGTRFVLTLPVKAVRQTASDGSLQLPKNEIPVKTANENNIQGAAHVTKQ, encoded by the coding sequence ATGACGCCTTTGCAGCGACTCAAACCCGCATTCTGGAATCTGCCGGATGATCCCGGCAATCACAGCGGGTTGAATCTCAAACGCAAATGGAAACTGATTGTTCTGCTCACCTCAATTCTGGCACTTTCTCCTTTGATCATCATGACCCTGGTGGATTTCAACCTGACCCGGCGCACCATTGAAACGGAATCCAACACCCGCATGCTTTCCAGCCTTCAGACCCTTGCCCGTATCATGGGCGCCTCTTTAGCGGAAAATCCGTCCACGGCCTGTGCCGAAACCCTGTGGCAAAAGGCCTTTCACCAGTTGAACACAAGACGGCACAACGATTTGTTTCTCATTGATGCCGCCGGCGACCTGGTGACCCCGTCGTTTCACTATGGCCGGGATCCCGGGCTGAACGCGCTGGATCCCCGCCTTTTAACCCAAACGGATGGGATCCTGGATTTGCAAACCCCGGACGGGACGGCCGTGCTGGCCGGATATGTCAAAATCACGGGCACACCCCTGACCCTGGTCCAGCTGCGACCGGCGGACTGGCTCAAAGATCTGTGGCTCAAACCCCGGCTCAAGCTGCTCTGGTTTTTATGTGTGAGCATTGTTTTAATCGTGTTGTCCATCATGGGGATGGCCACGTATCTGGTGAACCGGATTCACGTCACGGAACGCCGACGAATCGAAGCCCTTCACCACGAAGAACATGCCAACCGCCTGGCTTCCATCGGCCGGCTGGCCTCGGGCGTGGCCCATGAGATCAATAATCCCTTAGACATCATCAACCAGAAAACCGGACTGATCGTCGATCTATTGACCTTAAAAAAACAAACCCGACCGGACCCGCGCGTCTTACCTCTTGCGAAAGATGTGCTGGATGCAGTGAAACGCTGCGGCACCATTACCCGTCAACTGCTGGATTTTGCCCGGCATATGGAACCCAGCACCGAACCCGTGGATATCGAAGAAGTGATCTCCCAGGTACTGGCCCTGGTGGAAACGGATGCCCGTCACCGGGGCATTGCCATCCGGGTGCCCCCCATTCCGGCCGTGCCCGGATTTGAATGTGACCGCAGCAGTCTGCTCCAGATTTTTCTGAACCTGGCGGAAAACGCCATTATCGCCATGGAATCCAAAGGCGTTCTGACCATTGACGTGTCCATACAAAAAACCGGTTATGTGACCATCAGCGTGGCTGATACGGGCAAAGGCATTTCTCCGGAAGAACTGCCCAAAATTTTCGAACCGTTTTACACCTCCCGAAGCGACCGCTGGGGTGCGGGCCTCGGTCTGGCCATCACCTATGGCCTGATCCGGGAAATGGGCGGAGACATCACCGTGAAAAGCACGGTGGGCAAAGGCACCCGATTTGTTTTAACCCTGCCCGTGAAAGCGGTCCGGCAGACCGCATCCGATGGGTCACTCCAGCTGCCCAAAAACGAAATACCTGTCAAAACTGCGAATGAAAACAACATCCAGGGAGCCGCCCATGTCACCAAACAATGA
- a CDS encoding response regulator, translated as MSEKVLLVDDEKEFLDIMSERMQERGMTVKTADSADQAMAMLEKESFDAIVMDFKMPGMDGIQALKNIKTKKPELQIILLTGYATVEKTVEAMKIGATDLLEKPADLEKLAAKIKQAKAEKMLVVEKQTEDKIKDILKRFGG; from the coding sequence ATGTCTGAAAAAGTGTTACTGGTGGATGATGAAAAAGAGTTTTTAGATATCATGTCCGAACGGATGCAAGAACGGGGAATGACCGTCAAAACCGCAGACTCGGCAGACCAGGCCATGGCCATGCTGGAAAAGGAAAGTTTTGATGCCATTGTCATGGATTTTAAAATGCCGGGTATGGACGGGATTCAGGCGTTGAAAAACATCAAGACGAAAAAACCGGAGCTGCAGATCATTTTGCTCACCGGATATGCCACCGTGGAAAAAACCGTGGAAGCCATGAAAATCGGTGCCACGGATCTGCTGGAAAAACCGGCGGATCTGGAGAAACTGGCCGCAAAAATCAAACAGGCCAAAGCCGAAAAAATGCTGGTGGTGGAAAAACAGACGGAAGACAAAATCAAGGACATCCTCAAGCGGTTTGGTGGATGA
- a CDS encoding SLC13 family permease, whose protein sequence is MNTKATASSGIQIDWKRIMFLMIGIILFSVVYYSPPWPDALDPMGKAFTLSPQGKGAIALFLLAGTWWVFEVVPIGVTGLAIGVVQALFFIRPAADAFKDFMDPSVLFIFGSLIIGTVFTKVGITRRLAYKMLIIVGERTSMIYLGCFVVTALLTHVMAHTAVAATMYPLLLSIYALYTDEEGPTKFGKGLFMGMAFVAGAGSIITLLGAARGIVALGFYEEITGKSVSFFELTYYMFPIGWGMVFILWGFFMVFFKPEKAVIPGLREKAKQLSHEMGSFTRHEIIATGIIFGVILFLSLQSFIPVLKPFNKAAVLLVSTILFFIVGILDIGDLEDVPWNIILLFAGAMSMGFCLWQTGAAEWLAINWLSFFQNAHWFVFVMAIAFFVMVMTNFIMNVAAIAISVPVALVVAPYLGVAAEVIVFAALVTAGMPFLLLVGAAPNAIAYNSGQFTSGEFFGYGIPASILLMALVALAVLLIWPLLGMPILL, encoded by the coding sequence ATGAATACAAAAGCAACAGCCTCATCCGGCATTCAGATAGACTGGAAGCGGATCATGTTTCTGATGATTGGAATTATACTGTTTTCCGTGGTGTACTATTCTCCGCCCTGGCCGGATGCACTGGATCCCATGGGCAAGGCGTTCACTTTATCTCCCCAGGGCAAAGGAGCCATTGCCCTGTTTCTTTTGGCCGGCACCTGGTGGGTGTTTGAAGTGGTACCCATCGGTGTCACCGGCCTGGCCATCGGCGTGGTCCAGGCCCTGTTTTTCATCCGGCCGGCTGCGGATGCATTCAAGGATTTCATGGATCCGTCCGTATTGTTTATCTTCGGATCGTTGATCATCGGCACGGTGTTCACCAAGGTAGGTATCACCCGGCGCCTGGCCTATAAAATGCTCATCATCGTGGGAGAACGCACCTCCATGATCTATCTGGGCTGTTTTGTGGTCACGGCCCTGCTCACCCATGTCATGGCCCATACGGCCGTGGCCGCCACCATGTATCCTTTGCTGCTGTCCATTTATGCGTTGTACACGGATGAAGAAGGCCCCACCAAATTCGGCAAAGGGCTGTTCATGGGCATGGCGTTCGTGGCCGGGGCAGGGAGTATTATCACTTTGCTGGGAGCGGCCCGGGGCATTGTGGCCTTGGGATTCTATGAAGAAATTACCGGAAAATCGGTGTCTTTTTTCGAACTGACCTATTACATGTTTCCCATCGGCTGGGGGATGGTCTTTATCTTATGGGGATTTTTCATGGTGTTTTTCAAACCGGAAAAAGCCGTAATTCCGGGACTGCGGGAAAAAGCCAAACAGCTCAGCCATGAAATGGGATCGTTCACCCGCCATGAGATCATTGCCACGGGCATCATCTTCGGTGTGATTCTGTTTCTTTCCCTGCAATCCTTTATCCCGGTGTTAAAGCCGTTCAACAAGGCAGCAGTGCTCCTGGTCTCCACCATCTTATTTTTCATCGTGGGTATCCTGGATATCGGCGACTTGGAGGATGTGCCCTGGAACATTATCCTGCTGTTTGCCGGTGCCATGAGTATGGGCTTCTGTTTGTGGCAGACCGGGGCTGCAGAATGGCTGGCCATCAACTGGCTGAGTTTTTTCCAGAATGCCCACTGGTTCGTGTTTGTCATGGCCATTGCTTTTTTTGTCATGGTGATGACCAACTTTATCATGAATGTGGCCGCCATTGCCATTTCCGTGCCAGTGGCCCTGGTGGTGGCGCCTTACCTGGGCGTGGCCGCCGAAGTCATCGTATTTGCGGCCCTGGTCACCGCGGGCATGCCGTTCCTGCTCCTGGTGGGCGCGGCCCCCAATGCCATTGCCTATAACTCCGGACAGTTCACAAGCGGTGAGTTTTTCGGATACGGCATTCCAGCCAGTATTCTGCTCATGGCCCTGGTGGCCCTGGCCGTGCTGCTGATCTGGCCCCTGTTGGGCATGCCGATTCTTCTATAA